A region from the Nocardioides exalbidus genome encodes:
- a CDS encoding 3-hydroxyacyl-CoA dehydrogenase NAD-binding domain-containing protein: protein MTDTDTQTAVRYDRDADGIVTLTLDDPTASANTMNDLYLRSMEAAVQRLYDEQDEVVGVVVASAKKTFFAGGNLKNMMSATPDDADEIFAMGEAVKSSLRRLETFPRPVVAAINGAALGGGLEIALATNHRIAVDDRSVKIGLPEATLGLLPGGGGVTRVVRMLGLQSALMDVLMPGTQFDPQGALAKGLVDAVVATREELVPAAKAWILEHRDDADAAANPWDRAGYKMPGGTPRTPALAQFLPAFPALLRKQTKGAVYPAPRAIMSAAVEGAQVDFDTASRIESRYFTSLVVNQQAKNMIQAFFFDLQAINSGSLRPQGIEKFTATRVAVLGAGMMGAGIAYSCARAGMQVVLKDVSLEAAERGKAYTEKLNAKGVERGRITQDKADEILGRITPTGDAADLAGCDLVIEAVFEDPSLKAKVFAEVADHVDPDALLCSNTSTLPITELAEGVDRPADFIGLHFFSPVDKMPLVEIIRGAETSDLALAKAYDVVQQIRKTPIVVNDSRGFYTSRVIGTQINEGLTMLAEGVHPVSLERAATSAGFPVGPLQISDELNLELMAKIRKATEEAAARDGVDLGDYPAGDVIATMIDLGRPSRLKGAGFYDYDEDGRRTTLWPGLAETFPVAEVQVPIRDVRDRMLFIEALETAKCFEEGVLTSAAAANIGSIMGIGFPALTGGAAQFMTGWQALDETGHPVGPVGLTAFLDRADELADTYGDRFRPTAYLRDLAATGGSFPA, encoded by the coding sequence ATGACTGACACCGACACCCAGACCGCCGTCCGCTACGACCGCGACGCCGACGGCATCGTCACCCTCACGCTCGACGACCCGACGGCGAGCGCCAACACCATGAACGACCTCTACCTCCGCTCGATGGAGGCGGCCGTCCAGCGCCTGTACGACGAGCAGGACGAGGTCGTCGGGGTCGTCGTCGCCAGCGCCAAGAAGACCTTCTTCGCGGGCGGCAACCTCAAGAACATGATGTCCGCGACGCCCGACGACGCCGACGAGATCTTCGCGATGGGCGAGGCCGTGAAGTCCAGCCTCCGCCGGCTGGAGACCTTCCCCCGCCCGGTCGTCGCTGCGATCAACGGTGCCGCGCTCGGGGGCGGCCTCGAGATCGCGCTCGCGACCAACCACCGCATCGCCGTCGACGACCGCTCGGTCAAGATCGGCCTGCCCGAGGCGACGCTCGGCCTGCTGCCGGGCGGCGGCGGGGTCACCCGCGTCGTACGCATGCTGGGGTTGCAGTCCGCGCTGATGGACGTGCTCATGCCGGGCACGCAGTTCGACCCGCAGGGCGCCCTCGCCAAGGGCCTCGTCGACGCGGTCGTGGCGACCCGCGAGGAGCTCGTGCCGGCCGCGAAGGCGTGGATCCTCGAGCACCGCGACGACGCCGACGCCGCGGCGAACCCGTGGGACCGGGCGGGCTACAAGATGCCCGGCGGCACCCCGAGGACCCCGGCGCTCGCGCAGTTCCTGCCGGCCTTCCCGGCGCTGCTGCGCAAGCAGACCAAGGGCGCGGTCTACCCCGCGCCGCGCGCGATCATGAGCGCGGCCGTCGAGGGCGCGCAGGTGGACTTCGACACCGCCTCGCGCATCGAGAGCCGCTACTTCACCAGCCTGGTGGTCAACCAGCAGGCCAAGAACATGATCCAGGCGTTCTTCTTCGACCTCCAGGCGATCAACTCCGGCTCCCTGCGCCCGCAGGGCATCGAGAAGTTCACCGCCACCAGGGTCGCCGTCCTCGGCGCCGGGATGATGGGTGCCGGGATCGCCTACTCGTGCGCCCGGGCCGGCATGCAGGTCGTCCTCAAGGACGTCTCGCTCGAGGCCGCCGAGCGCGGGAAGGCGTACACCGAGAAGCTCAACGCCAAGGGCGTCGAGCGCGGCAGGATCACGCAGGACAAGGCCGACGAGATCCTCGGGCGGATCACGCCCACCGGCGACGCCGCCGACCTCGCCGGCTGCGACCTCGTCATCGAGGCCGTCTTCGAGGACCCCTCGCTCAAGGCGAAGGTGTTCGCCGAGGTCGCCGACCACGTCGACCCGGACGCGCTGCTCTGCTCCAACACCTCGACGCTGCCGATCACCGAGCTCGCCGAGGGCGTCGACCGTCCTGCGGACTTCATCGGCCTGCACTTCTTCAGCCCGGTCGACAAGATGCCGCTGGTCGAGATCATCCGTGGCGCGGAGACCTCCGACCTCGCCCTGGCCAAGGCCTACGACGTCGTCCAGCAGATCCGCAAGACGCCAATCGTGGTCAACGACTCGCGCGGCTTCTACACCTCGCGCGTCATCGGCACGCAGATCAACGAGGGACTCACGATGCTGGCCGAGGGCGTCCACCCGGTGTCGCTCGAGCGCGCCGCGACCTCGGCCGGCTTCCCGGTCGGGCCGCTGCAGATCAGTGACGAGCTCAACCTCGAGCTGATGGCCAAGATCCGCAAGGCGACCGAGGAGGCCGCCGCGCGCGACGGCGTCGACCTCGGCGACTACCCCGCCGGTGATGTCATCGCGACCATGATCGACCTCGGTCGCCCGTCGCGACTGAAGGGTGCCGGCTTCTACGACTACGACGAGGACGGACGTCGTACGACGCTGTGGCCGGGGCTCGCGGAGACGTTCCCCGTCGCGGAGGTGCAGGTCCCGATCCGCGACGTGCGCGACCGGATGCTCTTCATCGAGGCGCTCGAGACCGCGAAGTGCTTCGAGGAGGGTGTGCTCACCTCGGCCGCCGCGGCCAACATCGGCTCGATCATGGGCATCGGCTTCCCCGCCCTCACCGGCGGCGCCGCCCAGTTCATGACCGGCTGGCAGGCGCTCGACGAGACCGGCCACCCGGTCGGTCCGG